A single region of the Lysinibacillus sp. B2A1 genome encodes:
- a CDS encoding histone protein, whose product MAKKIKKNKNEEAVAEKKTKKKADKKKLEKKLAKKKAEKKIEKKAANKKDKKKSSKKAA is encoded by the coding sequence ATGGCAAAAAAAATTAAGAAAAACAAAAATGAAGAGGCTGTAGCTGAGAAAAAAACAAAGAAAAAAGCTGACAAAAAGAAACTTGAGAAAAAGTTAGCGAAGAAAAAAGCTGAGAAAAAAATAGAAAAGAAAGCTGCTAACAAAAAAGATAAAAAGAAAAGCAGTAAGAAAGCAGCCTAA
- a CDS encoding Uracil permease, whose amino-acid sequence MSGQSENQNQIPPCPVTSTELVPLNSEVTPLAATPVTAPTIKIPVVLAEPTLQIVVESDITLSPAATEIKRVKKNVFLNQVKLVPVRFARIANTDFFRVTRAKLFVAGHIRKNIEYASAACSGALQDRIADVPFSGFTELFFPQTAEGPTPILGISEFAEANFLNERTQLDARLDKAFFQNLVKYNEQPFGELVAANFFELDFSPIMAAPEGTFSTLREKIVLDLTVKVLQVQQVRLGAGSTVITPVLFGLTPPTSP is encoded by the coding sequence TTGAGTGGTCAATCAGAAAATCAAAATCAAATACCACCTTGTCCAGTAACATCAACTGAACTAGTACCATTAAATAGTGAGGTTACTCCACTAGCCGCTACACCGGTTACAGCTCCAACTATTAAAATTCCAGTTGTGCTTGCAGAACCAACACTTCAAATTGTTGTGGAATCGGATATTACGCTTAGTCCTGCAGCAACTGAAATCAAAAGAGTGAAAAAAAATGTTTTCCTAAATCAAGTTAAATTAGTACCGGTTAGATTTGCACGTATTGCTAACACAGACTTTTTTAGGGTAACAAGAGCTAAATTGTTTGTAGCAGGGCATATTCGCAAAAATATAGAATATGCTTCAGCGGCTTGTAGTGGAGCACTACAAGATAGAATTGCAGACGTTCCGTTTTCTGGTTTTACAGAACTTTTTTTCCCACAAACAGCTGAAGGCCCTACTCCAATCTTAGGCATTTCCGAGTTTGCCGAAGCGAACTTCCTGAATGAGAGAACTCAATTGGATGCTCGATTGGATAAGGCTTTCTTCCAAAATCTCGTTAAATACAATGAACAACCATTTGGCGAATTAGTCGCTGCAAACTTCTTTGAACTTGATTTTTCACCAATTATGGCAGCACCCGAAGGTACATTCAGCACATTGCGTGAAAAGATTGTTCTGGATCTTACAGTAAAAGTACTACAAGTTCAACAAGTCCGCCTTGGCGCTGGTAGTACTGTAATAACTCCTGTTCTTTTCGGACTTACGCCTCCTACTAGTCCTTAA
- a CDS encoding peptidoglycan endopeptidase, protein MNKRKRFLSTTLALSIGFTTLGMVQPAIQPIEVEAATINNFNNQQAVAAKAEQLIQTGKSLIGKATYSNTVYKPTYPYKFSCASFLMYIFEKNGVDLATYNEDYMMKQGTYVAKNQLQKGDLLFFKSKKTGTDPDHVGMYIGNNKIIHMADSKQNIVISDLSSKPYYTENYVTARRVLPTLLSANPATKGDKIVENAYSYKDKVTMSSTINEQNLRFTGPGFVEYVYRKSGVKLGTTNLKEQMKLGSTVSRANLKKGDLVFFNSTPGSQTPSMVGIYAGDHRIMIPNSNGIITRVLFVDYYDKHYITAKRVFSK, encoded by the coding sequence ATGAACAAACGTAAACGATTTTTAAGCACAACATTAGCATTGTCAATAGGCTTTACCACATTAGGAATGGTACAGCCAGCTATTCAGCCAATAGAGGTAGAAGCTGCAACTATTAATAATTTCAACAATCAACAGGCTGTTGCCGCAAAGGCAGAGCAACTAATTCAAACTGGTAAAAGTTTAATTGGAAAGGCAACATACAGCAATACGGTATACAAGCCTACATATCCATATAAATTTTCCTGCGCTTCATTTTTGATGTACATTTTCGAGAAAAATGGTGTCGATCTTGCAACTTACAATGAAGATTATATGATGAAGCAAGGAACATATGTAGCTAAAAATCAACTACAAAAAGGTGATTTATTATTCTTTAAAAGTAAAAAAACTGGCACAGATCCTGACCATGTAGGCATGTATATTGGAAACAATAAAATCATTCATATGGCTGATTCTAAACAGAACATCGTAATTTCTGATTTAAGCAGTAAGCCATATTATACTGAAAATTATGTAACAGCCCGTAGAGTATTACCTACTTTACTTTCCGCTAACCCAGCAACAAAGGGTGATAAAATTGTCGAAAACGCTTATAGCTATAAAGATAAAGTGACGATGAGTTCTACGATTAATGAACAAAATCTGCGTTTTACAGGCCCTGGATTTGTCGAGTATGTTTATCGTAAAAGTGGTGTAAAACTTGGTACAACAAATTTAAAAGAGCAAATGAAATTAGGATCTACAGTTTCACGTGCAAATTTAAAGAAGGGCGATTTGGTATTCTTTAATAGTACTCCGGGATCTCAAACACCTTCAATGGTGGGCATATATGCAGGAGATCATCGTATAATGATTCCAAATTCAAATGGAATTATTACTAGAGTATTGTTTGTCGATTATTATGATAAACATTATATTACAGCGAAACGTGTTTTTTCAAAATAG
- a CDS encoding UDP-N-acetylmuramoyl-tripeptide--D-alanyl-D-alanine ligase, translating to MQQINVKDLRKVLQGDLLCGSEQWSVKQAIYYNRHDLTQSHTLMFVSRGDTINWQEIDHKGPALVISDKASAELNNALANTTVIQVKSIVQAYWKFIEYYRNLFQIPVVALTGTCGKTTTKEMIKHIASREWNVQASVSSKNEPRQSLPYLTGIDKSTQAAVFELGLGNTGNIKHQCMIYQPTIGIITNIGVHHLDGCKDLEGYIKAKAEILEGISEGGTLIINADDENTKKIPLHTFKGKIITVGVHKQADYQCTSMHFMRNGMKFVLQVSDAQYNVFVPGYGEHQIYNALAAIAAAKEMGLSINTAIAGLRTFKPMARHLEFSTGMGESTIVDDTWTNNPTSVEAALKVLDTIGKGKKVILILGDIKRLGRFEEKYHREIGSLVAKRDIHMLITIGSRAEHIAKQATKEGTKADVHIFKDVVGVLDVLKPQLDSDTIVLIKGPMSSRSMIEFANQLKEK from the coding sequence TTGCAACAAATAAATGTAAAAGACCTGAGAAAGGTACTGCAAGGGGATCTATTGTGCGGTTCTGAACAATGGTCTGTGAAGCAGGCGATTTATTATAATCGGCATGATTTGACTCAAAGTCATACGCTGATGTTTGTAAGCAGAGGAGATACTATCAATTGGCAGGAGATAGATCATAAAGGTCCGGCACTAGTCATTTCAGATAAAGCCTCAGCAGAATTAAACAATGCATTAGCTAATACCACTGTTATCCAAGTGAAAAGCATTGTGCAGGCATATTGGAAATTCATTGAATATTATCGAAATTTATTTCAAATACCAGTGGTTGCTTTGACGGGTACCTGTGGAAAAACAACAACGAAAGAAATGATTAAGCATATAGCTAGTAGAGAATGGAATGTTCAAGCTTCTGTCAGCAGTAAAAATGAACCACGCCAATCCCTACCATATTTAACAGGGATCGATAAATCAACACAAGCAGCAGTTTTTGAATTGGGCTTAGGGAATACAGGGAATATTAAGCATCAATGTATGATCTATCAGCCTACCATTGGTATTATTACAAATATTGGTGTCCATCATCTTGATGGATGTAAAGACCTTGAAGGCTATATAAAAGCAAAAGCGGAAATATTAGAAGGCATTTCAGAAGGTGGCACATTAATTATTAATGCAGATGATGAAAACACCAAAAAAATTCCCTTGCATACTTTCAAAGGGAAAATCATTACCGTTGGTGTACACAAACAGGCAGACTATCAATGCACTTCCATGCATTTTATGAGAAATGGTATGAAGTTTGTACTGCAGGTGTCAGATGCACAGTATAATGTATTTGTACCTGGCTATGGAGAGCACCAAATATACAATGCATTAGCGGCTATTGCTGCAGCTAAGGAAATGGGATTATCCATTAATACAGCCATCGCTGGTTTAAGGACATTTAAACCAATGGCCAGACATCTAGAATTTTCAACGGGTATGGGAGAAAGTACAATAGTGGATGATACATGGACAAATAACCCAACTTCTGTTGAAGCAGCCTTAAAGGTATTAGATACAATAGGTAAAGGAAAGAAAGTCATTCTTATTTTAGGAGATATTAAACGATTAGGTAGGTTTGAAGAAAAGTATCATCGAGAAATTGGCTCGTTGGTTGCAAAAAGAGATATTCATATGCTTATTACCATTGGTAGTCGAGCAGAGCATATCGCAAAGCAAGCGACAAAGGAAGGCACAAAGGCAGATGTTCATATATTTAAAGATGTAGTGGGTGTTTTAGATGTACTAAAACCGCAGCTTGATTCTGACACGATTGTATTAATAAAGGGACCAATGTCTAGTCGATCAATGATAGAATTTGCCAATCAATTGAAAGAAAAATAG
- a CDS encoding UDP-N-acetylmuramoyl-tripeptide--D-alanyl-D-alanine ligase: MKPLTVKNLTVITAGDLVQGSEETLIQHGAYRLKQVKKPNTALFTNKRIVNWKSLEPLYPLVLVTDWSYSHNEIPKQIITIKVADADEAYWKFVNFYRDQFNIPIVAITGTSGKTTTKEMIKHILSAEKKVSATTLSSNSRTASLQYLLSIDEETEAAVFETAVGEPGDVTKAGRYFKPKIGIITNIGAHHLNYCKTLEGYIQAKGEMLDIVHPKGTLIINAEDNNTKKIDFSRFKGNIIKIGKDKSCDFRATNIRYHNHGMLFTIIHKNKSFAIFVPGYGEHQVYNALEAIAAVCEMGMTIPMAAKQLQSFRHLNKQLQLFEGINHSMLLDDTWSITTTSLEAALKVLQALGEGKQKIAVIGTITDLGAWGYIIHEQAGELIYQIGVDVLITIGEHAKIMADHAIDLGFSSPVYTFKNSLLAYKLLQDIVDENTIILIKGDMYSKQVSNLAADLKRKKGLPPE, translated from the coding sequence ATGAAGCCTCTTACGGTGAAGAACTTAACAGTGATAACTGCAGGCGATTTAGTGCAAGGGTCCGAGGAAACATTGATTCAGCACGGGGCTTATCGGCTTAAGCAAGTGAAAAAACCAAATACTGCTCTTTTTACAAATAAACGTATTGTCAATTGGAAAAGTCTTGAGCCACTTTATCCACTAGTGCTAGTTACAGATTGGTCGTACAGTCATAATGAGATTCCTAAGCAGATTATTACTATAAAAGTAGCAGATGCAGATGAAGCTTATTGGAAATTTGTAAACTTTTATCGAGATCAATTTAATATTCCGATAGTAGCAATTACAGGTACTTCTGGTAAGACCACAACAAAAGAGATGATTAAACATATACTTTCAGCAGAGAAAAAAGTATCTGCTACAACCTTAAGCAGTAATTCTAGAACAGCATCTTTACAGTATTTACTAAGCATTGATGAGGAAACAGAGGCGGCTGTTTTTGAGACTGCCGTTGGGGAACCAGGAGATGTAACAAAGGCAGGTAGATATTTTAAGCCGAAAATTGGTATTATCACAAATATTGGGGCACATCATTTAAATTATTGTAAAACGTTGGAGGGCTATATTCAGGCAAAGGGAGAAATGTTAGATATTGTTCATCCAAAAGGCACATTAATTATTAATGCTGAGGATAACAACACTAAAAAAATAGATTTTTCAAGATTTAAAGGCAATATTATTAAAATAGGAAAGGATAAATCTTGTGATTTTAGAGCCACCAATATTCGCTATCATAATCATGGTATGCTATTTACTATTATTCACAAAAACAAGAGCTTTGCGATTTTTGTACCGGGATATGGTGAGCATCAAGTATATAATGCATTAGAAGCAATTGCAGCTGTTTGTGAAATGGGTATGACAATTCCAATGGCAGCGAAACAACTGCAATCCTTTCGGCATCTGAATAAGCAGCTTCAGTTATTTGAAGGCATTAATCATTCCATGCTTTTAGATGACACTTGGAGTATAACAACGACTTCATTGGAGGCAGCTTTAAAGGTTTTACAGGCGCTCGGTGAGGGCAAGCAAAAGATTGCAGTCATTGGAACAATTACCGATTTAGGCGCATGGGGATATATCATTCATGAGCAGGCAGGAGAATTGATTTATCAAATTGGTGTAGATGTCCTCATTACTATTGGAGAGCATGCTAAAATTATGGCAGATCATGCCATTGACTTAGGATTTAGTTCGCCAGTATATACATTTAAAAATAGTTTACTTGCCTATAAATTATTACAAGATATTGTGGATGAGAATACGATTATTCTTATTAAGGGAGATATGTATAGTAAGCAGGTTTCTAATTTGGCAGCAGATCTAAAAAGAAAGAAAGGATTACCACCTGAATAG
- a CDS encoding biotin carboxylase — MIYLKTIIFIGTNKSGSSREATRAAEEMGYFTVLFTNNEKQLQQRRAYPDIHKMILIDTSNIEDMKDEIYQLKKSGLEIKTIVSFVDPYVHIASTLCDEFCDNYTSSTAIEMMEDKEKTRNYLKNQPYSPKFLLIKPHESVETDLEFPLIVKSPKSTGSKDVLLAKDSSQLNDHLRYLRNKNSGETIMIEEYIDGPQYLVEAIVYKRQPHIIGIIEQEITQGKRFIITGYGVLVNAPPEIQAGLEEVLQSIVKAFNIENGALHLELRLTKNGWKLIEINPRISGGAMNNMIFAAFGFNLVKETLKLFLGEPPNIHPRHKKSVYTKYVIVESKGILERVIGRTRASKSSGVVDVYVKPRRGTLLTPPLSMGHRYAYVIAEGATLAEAKNNAVNAAKEIKFILKVA, encoded by the coding sequence GTGATATATCTGAAAACGATTATATTTATCGGTACAAACAAATCCGGGTCCAGTCGTGAAGCCACAAGAGCAGCAGAAGAAATGGGTTATTTTACTGTACTTTTTACAAACAATGAAAAGCAATTACAGCAGAGAAGAGCCTATCCAGATATCCATAAAATGATTCTTATTGATACGTCAAATATAGAAGACATGAAGGATGAAATTTATCAATTAAAAAAATCTGGATTAGAGATAAAAACGATTGTTAGCTTTGTCGATCCTTATGTCCATATTGCCTCCACCTTATGCGATGAATTTTGTGACAACTATACATCTTCGACTGCCATTGAAATGATGGAGGATAAAGAAAAAACTAGAAATTATTTAAAAAATCAACCCTATTCGCCAAAGTTCCTTCTTATCAAACCACATGAATCCGTTGAGACAGACCTAGAATTCCCGCTCATTGTCAAATCTCCAAAATCAACTGGCTCAAAAGATGTTTTATTAGCCAAAGATTCAAGTCAACTTAACGATCACCTCCGTTATCTTCGAAATAAGAATTCAGGAGAAACCATTATGATTGAAGAATATATTGATGGTCCTCAATATTTAGTAGAGGCAATTGTCTATAAGCGACAGCCTCATATAATCGGTATTATTGAGCAAGAGATAACTCAGGGTAAACGTTTCATCATCACAGGCTATGGTGTTCTTGTAAATGCTCCTCCAGAAATACAGGCTGGTCTTGAAGAAGTACTTCAATCCATTGTTAAAGCTTTTAACATTGAAAATGGTGCGCTGCATTTAGAGCTTCGCTTAACAAAAAACGGTTGGAAGCTTATTGAGATTAATCCGAGAATTTCCGGTGGCGCTATGAATAATATGATTTTTGCAGCATTTGGCTTTAATTTAGTGAAAGAAACACTAAAGCTATTCTTAGGGGAGCCTCCAAATATTCACCCAAGACATAAAAAATCTGTCTATACGAAATATGTCATTGTTGAAAGTAAAGGCATTTTAGAGAGAGTTATTGGTAGAACTAGGGCATCTAAATCATCAGGTGTTGTAGATGTCTATGTGAAACCAAGAAGAGGAACATTGCTAACCCCTCCTCTATCCATGGGTCATCGCTATGCATATGTTATCGCAGAAGGCGCAACCTTAGCTGAGGCTAAAAACAACGCTGTAAATGCAGCCAAGGAAATAAAATTCATCTTAAAGGTCGCGTAA
- a CDS encoding UDP-N-acetylmuramoyl-tripeptide--D-alanyl-D-alanine ligase, whose protein sequence is MTIIGMLHHRLDPTTVIKSYAYAAVAKAEGAQLFYFTPKSVDFNKRSIRGKVYENGEWLERIMPFPDVIYNAGSPEKLSVSKEIIEKLKNEIPFTTNSIGNKWNVMKRLKEAKEFDKYLIPTEIVKNTEIFYKFVTYYKKVVFKPIDGRKGKGIYFITKAGNSNFEVRKDSENRVYTKHQLDELIKGQLATGTFIMQPYIQSITKAGQVYDFRLHVQKNGEGKWVITTVYPRIAPVGSIIPNINNGGFTNYLDPFLEQEFKEEAYDIRRMLEHFSLTLAQHLDEIQMVQFGEVIDEIGIDVGLDEQQKIWMYEVNWRPGCPPAFYLELDVVINSIRYAMYLAKNQKQVKKVIRQPQPQPQPQPQPNEQQKPIIAITGSAGKTTSKAFLGSILSKKWNIFESKDYWNTTEHTKKHAEEINASHKAVVLEYGMAYPGIITNHCSIIQPNISIITNIGLAHVGNFDGDIKGVARAKSELIHGMDQSGLLILNKDDDNSKFLETQQFNGKIITVGIHRLADYKAYDIQYKDVGMTFKIKLQGQEMTMYIPILGEHHVYNALNAIAVADSLGFSPADIQAGLNFKKPPRRLTIYNCRDNITVIDDTVHSHPQGVRAAIDVLTNIAEKRKIAIIGQMRELGDLREEEYRKLGEYVYEQDIDLFITYGFRTEEMGAAAKANGMDPAKVYHFLNKEELHALLEKIIKPHDTILVKGASKTNMFETVKFLDENYKA, encoded by the coding sequence ATGACAATTATCGGAATGTTGCATCATCGTCTAGACCCAACAACCGTTATTAAGTCATATGCATATGCAGCCGTTGCAAAAGCAGAAGGGGCTCAATTATTTTATTTTACACCAAAAAGTGTAGATTTTAATAAACGATCCATAAGAGGAAAGGTATATGAAAATGGTGAATGGCTCGAGAGAATAATGCCTTTCCCAGATGTAATTTATAATGCAGGTAGTCCTGAAAAATTATCGGTTTCGAAGGAAATTATTGAGAAACTGAAAAATGAAATCCCATTTACAACAAATTCTATAGGGAATAAATGGAACGTAATGAAGCGTCTTAAGGAAGCAAAGGAATTTGATAAATATTTAATTCCAACAGAAATTGTAAAGAATACTGAAATATTTTATAAGTTTGTTACTTACTATAAAAAAGTCGTATTTAAGCCGATAGACGGTCGCAAGGGAAAAGGAATTTATTTTATAACGAAAGCAGGTAATTCGAATTTTGAGGTAAGGAAGGATAGTGAAAATCGGGTATATACAAAGCACCAGCTAGATGAATTAATTAAAGGGCAACTTGCTACAGGAACTTTTATCATGCAACCTTATATTCAATCTATAACGAAGGCAGGTCAGGTTTATGATTTCCGTCTTCATGTGCAAAAAAATGGCGAGGGTAAATGGGTAATCACGACAGTCTACCCGAGAATAGCACCAGTTGGTTCGATTATTCCGAATATCAACAATGGAGGTTTTACGAATTATTTAGATCCTTTCTTAGAGCAGGAGTTTAAGGAAGAGGCCTATGATATTCGACGTATGTTAGAGCATTTCTCCTTAACATTAGCTCAGCATCTAGATGAAATTCAGATGGTGCAATTTGGGGAGGTCATTGATGAAATTGGTATTGATGTGGGCTTAGATGAGCAACAAAAAATTTGGATGTATGAAGTAAATTGGCGACCAGGTTGTCCTCCTGCTTTTTATTTAGAACTAGATGTTGTAATTAATTCTATTCGATATGCGATGTATCTTGCCAAAAATCAAAAACAAGTGAAAAAAGTAATTAGACAACCGCAACCACAACCGCAACCGCAACCACAACCTAATGAGCAGCAGAAACCGATTATTGCGATTACAGGAAGTGCAGGGAAAACAACATCTAAAGCATTTCTAGGCTCTATATTATCGAAGAAATGGAATATTTTTGAGTCAAAAGATTATTGGAATACGACTGAGCATACCAAAAAACATGCAGAGGAAATTAATGCTTCTCATAAGGCGGTAGTGTTAGAATATGGAATGGCTTACCCAGGCATCATTACCAACCACTGTAGTATTATTCAACCGAATATTAGTATTATTACAAATATTGGATTAGCGCATGTTGGTAATTTTGATGGAGATATTAAGGGAGTGGCAAGGGCAAAATCTGAATTAATACACGGAATGGATCAAAGTGGGTTACTGATTTTGAATAAGGACGATGATAACTCTAAGTTTTTGGAAACCCAACAATTTAATGGGAAAATTATAACTGTTGGTATTCATCGTCTCGCAGACTATAAAGCCTATGATATTCAATATAAGGATGTTGGAATGACCTTTAAAATAAAGCTGCAGGGACAGGAAATGACAATGTATATTCCTATTTTAGGAGAACATCATGTTTATAATGCCCTGAATGCAATCGCTGTTGCGGATAGTTTAGGTTTTAGTCCAGCTGATATTCAAGCAGGGCTGAATTTCAAAAAACCGCCTAGACGACTAACGATTTATAATTGTCGTGATAACATCACTGTTATTGATGATACAGTCCATTCTCATCCTCAGGGTGTACGTGCGGCGATTGATGTTCTTACTAATATTGCAGAGAAACGGAAAATTGCTATCATTGGTCAAATGCGGGAATTAGGGGATTTGCGAGAAGAGGAGTATCGTAAGTTGGGTGAATATGTTTATGAGCAGGATATAGATCTTTTTATCACATATGGTTTTAGAACAGAGGAGATGGGCGCTGCTGCGAAGGCAAATGGAATGGACCCAGCGAAGGTTTATCATTTTCTTAATAAAGAAGAGTTGCATGCACTGTTAGAGAAAATAATCAAACCACATGATACCATTTTAGTTAAAGGTGCTAGTAAAACGAATATGTTTGAAACAGTTAAATTTTTAGATGAAAACTATAAGGCGTAA
- a CDS encoding RNA polymerase subunit sigma-70: MLFTFFQMKRYLIRRVDMNEEFGIQLHEKLKAVYFTLLKMGANKQYAEDILQETAYQFIKYIDGIDANFAEAWLYRVAINKYYDALRKNKHANNYVLTFNLQDLLDEQTPELYVLQKELQSTIQQTLGMLQPKEMELLILKYSAELTLNEIAILFKTTDKSIKTQLARARKKFNEIFERTGNYGENINY; encoded by the coding sequence TTGTTGTTTACCTTTTTCCAAATGAAACGTTATCTAATTAGGAGGGTTGATATGAATGAGGAATTTGGTATTCAATTACATGAAAAATTAAAAGCAGTATACTTTACACTGCTCAAAATGGGCGCTAATAAGCAATATGCTGAGGATATATTGCAGGAGACAGCTTATCAATTCATCAAATACATAGACGGGATTGATGCAAATTTTGCGGAAGCTTGGCTTTACCGTGTAGCAATAAACAAATATTATGATGCCTTACGAAAGAATAAGCATGCGAACAACTATGTACTCACGTTTAACTTGCAGGATTTATTAGATGAACAAACACCTGAATTGTATGTTTTACAAAAAGAACTACAAAGTACCATTCAACAAACCTTAGGCATGCTTCAGCCTAAAGAAATGGAGTTATTAATATTAAAATATAGCGCTGAATTAACATTAAATGAAATCGCTATTCTTTTTAAAACGACAGATAAAAGCATTAAAACTCAGCTTGCCCGAGCACGCAAAAAATTTAATGAGATTTTCGAAAGGACTGGTAATTATGGAGAAAATATCAATTATTAA
- a CDS encoding QacE family quaternary ammonium compound efflux SMR transporter: protein MRGYLFLTLSIISEVFATTMLKLSEAFTILGPSIAVAFGYGLSFFSLSLCLRTLPLSLAYAIWSGVGTALTVIVGIVIWGDLFNLYSAIGIVLIIGGVILLNRGDQQQTTP from the coding sequence TTGAGAGGTTATCTGTTTTTAACGTTATCGATTATTAGTGAGGTATTTGCGACAACAATGCTTAAACTTTCAGAGGCATTTACAATTTTAGGTCCATCAATAGCGGTTGCATTCGGATATGGGCTTTCGTTTTTCTCGTTATCACTGTGCTTGAGAACATTACCACTGAGTCTGGCATATGCGATATGGTCTGGGGTAGGAACCGCACTTACAGTAATTGTGGGAATCGTTATATGGGGAGATTTATTTAATCTATACTCAGCTATAGGAATTGTCTTGATTATTGGGGGCGTCATTCTGCTAAATCGTGGAGATCAACAACAAACAACACCATAG
- a CDS encoding QacE family quaternary ammonium compound efflux SMR transporter translates to MNTFGFLFIAITSEVFASSMLKQTDGFKRILPSIGVVVGYGTAFYFLSLTLQSLAIGTAYAIWAGVGTALTAIVGVIFYKELMNRKKLYGMLFIIIGVIVLNLAGGGH, encoded by the coding sequence ATGAATACTTTTGGTTTTCTATTTATTGCAATCACCTCAGAGGTTTTTGCCAGCTCAATGTTAAAACAAACAGATGGCTTTAAACGTATACTACCGTCTATTGGTGTCGTAGTTGGATATGGTACAGCTTTTTATTTTCTTTCCCTAACATTGCAATCCTTAGCCATCGGTACTGCATATGCGATATGGGCTGGAGTGGGAACGGCACTAACAGCCATCGTTGGTGTAATCTTTTATAAGGAATTAATGAATCGAAAAAAACTTTATGGAATGTTATTTATTATTATTGGTGTAATTGTTCTTAATCTTGCTGGTGGCGGTCATTAA
- a CDS encoding transcriptional regulator, with protein MTIIIRLDRMLADRKMQLSELAEKVDVSIVNLSNLKTGKVRAVRFSTLNAICRALGCQPGDILEYVEDEES; from the coding sequence ATGACAATAATTATTCGATTAGACCGAATGCTTGCTGATCGGAAAATGCAGCTAAGTGAGCTAGCAGAAAAAGTAGATGTGTCGATTGTCAATCTATCCAATTTAAAAACGGGAAAGGTTCGTGCCGTGCGTTTCTCTACATTAAATGCGATCTGTAGGGCACTGGGATGTCAACCAGGAGATATTCTAGAATATGTAGAGGATGAGGAATCATAG
- a CDS encoding DUF2975 domain-containing protein, translated as MEQTIQSKEFRLLTKGLRTIFTIIMVLMIFALTMIGVLLVAVIVVTEKEVNNILVHGQIAASINFEGLEIVLANKVADDFQFSKLIVLRLLFTATIYIALLLFIVVQVRNVLSNLSKGIIFSGTNSRKMEWIAYAIVFLSLTVSAFRTYVAYTIFEQFKLAELLVDTGLIKGVAYQFTGVNWTLLLCGLVIWTIARVFRYGAFLQDEYDATA; from the coding sequence ATGGAGCAAACAATCCAAAGTAAGGAATTTCGATTGTTAACAAAAGGATTACGTACAATTTTCACCATTATTATGGTTCTGATGATTTTTGCGCTAACAATGATAGGTGTTCTTTTGGTAGCAGTAATTGTAGTGACGGAAAAGGAAGTAAATAATATACTGGTACATGGGCAGATTGCTGCGTCTATTAACTTTGAGGGCTTGGAAATCGTATTAGCCAATAAAGTAGCAGATGATTTTCAATTTTCCAAATTGATTGTCTTGAGATTACTATTTACTGCTACAATATACATAGCTCTATTATTATTTATCGTTGTGCAAGTCAGAAATGTGTTAAGTAACTTAAGTAAAGGAATTATTTTTTCAGGTACAAATAGTAGAAAAATGGAATGGATTGCTTATGCTATCGTTTTTTTAAGCTTAACAGTCAGTGCATTCCGTACGTATGTAGCCTATACCATTTTTGAACAATTTAAGTTAGCGGAATTGCTGGTCGATACGGGATTAATCAAAGGGGTGGCTTATCAATTTACTGGCGTTAATTGGACACTTCTACTATGTGGATTAGTCATTTGGACGATTGCACGTGTATTCCGATATGGAGCGTTTTTACAAGATGAATATGATGCAACAGCTTAG